From a region of the Blochmannia endosymbiont of Camponotus modoc genome:
- the fusA gene encoding elongation factor G, which produces MTRVTPIVRYRNIGISAHIDAGKTTTTERILFYTGVNHKIGEVHTGSATMDWMEQEQERGITITSAATTCFWSGMANQFDSHRINIIDTPGHVDFTIEVERSMRILDGVVMIYCAVGGVQPQSETVWRQANKYKVPRIAFINKMDRVGADYLRVVEQLKTRLFANPVPIQLAVGSEDKFTGIIDLIKMKAIHWNESDQGVTFNYSEIPDNLTELSSIWRKHLVESAVEASEELMDRYLSNSDQLTEQDIKQALRQRVLSNEIVLVTCGSAFKNKGVQAMLDAVVEYLPSPSDVTSITGVLKDGSTKVNRHANDNEPFSALAFKIATDPFVGNLTFFRVYSGVVSSGDSVLNPIKEKRERFGRIVQMHANKREEIKSVHAGDIAAAIGLKDVDTGDTLCAPSSPIILERMEFPEPVISVMVEAKTKSDQEKMSFALNRLAQEDPSFRVWIDKDSGQTIIAGMGELHLEILVERMKREFNVEANVGKPQVAYRETIRTSVKQEGKFIRQSGGRGQFGHVWLRIEPMHACEEGYKFLNEIVGGAVPKEYIPAVDKGVREQISNGILAGYPIVDVCVAIFDGSYHEVDSSEIAFKIAGSIAFKEGFMKAHPVLLEPIMNVEIETPEDYMGDVIADLNRRRGIISGLENSTISGKIICAQVPLSEMFGYATGLRSQTQGRASYSMEFLKYNEVPNNIAQIIINSRQIKQ; this is translated from the coding sequence ATGACTCGTGTAACACCGATCGTACGGTACCGTAACATTGGTATAAGCGCGCATATTGATGCTGGAAAAACTACTACCACTGAACGAATTTTGTTTTATACAGGTGTAAATCATAAAATTGGAGAAGTTCATACTGGTTCTGCGACTATGGATTGGATGGAGCAAGAACAAGAACGGGGAATCACAATTACTTCTGCAGCTACTACCTGTTTTTGGTCAGGAATGGCTAATCAATTTGATTCACACCGTATTAATATTATAGATACTCCTGGGCATGTGGATTTCACTATTGAAGTAGAACGTTCTATGCGTATACTTGACGGGGTAGTAATGATCTATTGTGCTGTAGGAGGCGTGCAACCTCAATCTGAGACAGTATGGCGCCAAGCAAATAAGTATAAAGTACCACGTATTGCATTTATAAATAAAATGGATCGAGTAGGCGCAGATTATCTACGAGTTGTAGAACAGTTAAAAACCAGATTATTTGCTAATCCTGTACCTATTCAATTAGCTGTAGGCTCAGAAGATAAATTTACCGGAATTATCGATTTGATCAAGATGAAAGCTATTCACTGGAACGAATCGGATCAAGGCGTTACTTTTAATTATAGTGAAATACCTGACAATTTAACGGAATTGTCAAGTATTTGGCGCAAACATTTAGTAGAGTCTGCTGTTGAAGCATCTGAAGAATTAATGGATAGATATTTATCTAATAGTGATCAGTTGACAGAACAAGACATTAAACAAGCGTTGCGTCAAAGAGTATTAAGTAATGAAATAGTATTGGTAACGTGCGGATCCGCTTTTAAAAATAAAGGGGTGCAAGCTATGCTGGATGCTGTTGTGGAGTATTTACCATCTCCAAGTGATGTAACATCCATCACAGGCGTTCTGAAAGATGGATCTACGAAAGTTAATCGTCATGCTAATGACAACGAGCCGTTTTCAGCGTTAGCATTTAAAATAGCTACTGATCCATTTGTAGGAAACTTAACTTTTTTTCGAGTTTATTCAGGCGTTGTAAGCTCCGGAGATAGTGTTTTAAATCCTATAAAAGAAAAACGTGAGCGATTCGGTCGAATAGTGCAAATGCATGCAAATAAACGGGAAGAAATAAAATCTGTTCATGCGGGTGATATTGCTGCAGCTATTGGTTTAAAAGATGTGGATACTGGAGATACTTTATGTGCCCCATCTTCCCCAATTATACTAGAACGTATGGAATTTCCAGAACCCGTGATTTCTGTGATGGTTGAAGCTAAAACTAAATCAGATCAAGAAAAAATGAGTTTTGCTTTAAATCGTCTAGCTCAAGAAGATCCATCGTTTCGTGTATGGATTGATAAAGACTCTGGACAAACTATCATTGCCGGGATGGGTGAATTGCATTTAGAAATCCTTGTAGAACGTATGAAAAGAGAGTTCAATGTTGAAGCTAATGTAGGTAAACCTCAAGTTGCTTATCGCGAAACTATTCGTACTAGCGTAAAACAAGAGGGTAAATTTATTCGTCAATCAGGGGGACGAGGTCAATTCGGACACGTTTGGTTACGCATTGAACCTATGCATGCATGTGAAGAAGGTTATAAATTTTTAAATGAAATTGTAGGAGGAGCTGTACCTAAGGAATATATACCTGCTGTAGATAAAGGTGTACGGGAACAAATAAGTAATGGTATTCTTGCTGGATATCCAATTGTAGATGTTTGTGTAGCTATTTTTGATGGTTCTTATCACGAGGTTGATTCTTCAGAAATAGCATTTAAAATAGCAGGATCTATAGCATTTAAAGAAGGATTCATGAAAGCTCATCCTGTATTATTAGAACCTATTATGAATGTAGAAATTGAAACACCTGAAGATTATATGGGAGATGTTATTGCAGATTTAAATCGTCGAAGAGGCATAATCAGTGGATTAGAAAATTCTACAATTAGTGGAAAGATAATTTGTGCTCAAGTTCCTTTATCTGAAATGTTTGGTTATGCTACTGGTTTACGCTCACAAACTCAAGGACGCGCTTCTTATTCTATGGAGTTTTTAAAATATAACGAAGTACCTAACAATATAGCACAAATTATCATAAATTCTCGTCAAATTAAGCAATAA
- the tuf gene encoding elongation factor Tu — protein sequence MSKEKFKRIKPHINVGTIGHVDHGKTTLTAAITTVLSKKYGGYARAFDQIDNAPEEKARGITINTSHVEYDTAYRHYAHVDCPGHADYIKNMITGAAQMDGAILVVAATDGPMPQTREHILLARQVGVPHIIVFMNKCDMVNDEELLELVEMEMRELLSQYDFPGDNTPIIRGSALKALENDEIWSNKILELSDVLDNYIPEPKRVVDQPFLLPIEDVFSISGRGTVVTGRIERGVIRVGEEIEIVGIKDTIKTTCTGVEMFRKLLDEGRAGENVGVLLRGTKRDEVERGQVLSKPGYIKPHSHFESEVYILNKDEGGRHTPFFKGYRPQFYFRTTDITGTIELPEGVDMVMPGDNIRMIVHLIAPIAMDDGLRFAIREGGRTIGAGIVSKIIS from the coding sequence GTGTCCAAAGAAAAATTTAAACGCATAAAGCCACATATTAATGTAGGCACTATTGGCCATGTAGATCACGGGAAAACTACTTTAACTGCCGCTATAACCACTGTTTTATCTAAAAAATATGGTGGCTATGCACGTGCTTTTGATCAAATTGACAATGCTCCAGAAGAAAAAGCGCGAGGAATTACTATAAATACTTCTCATGTTGAATACGATACTGCATATCGGCATTATGCGCATGTTGACTGTCCTGGACATGCCGATTATATAAAAAACATGATAACTGGAGCTGCACAAATGGATGGCGCAATTTTAGTAGTAGCCGCCACTGATGGACCTATGCCGCAAACCCGTGAACATATTTTATTAGCTAGACAGGTAGGAGTACCTCACATCATTGTATTCATGAATAAATGCGACATGGTAAATGATGAAGAATTATTAGAATTGGTTGAAATGGAAATGCGAGAATTACTATCTCAATATGATTTTCCAGGAGACAATACGCCAATCATTCGCGGATCTGCTTTAAAAGCATTAGAAAATGATGAAATATGGTCTAATAAAATTTTAGAACTATCGGATGTACTGGATAATTATATCCCAGAACCTAAACGTGTTGTAGACCAACCATTTTTACTACCCATTGAAGATGTATTTTCTATTTCTGGACGAGGTACAGTTGTAACAGGTCGTATTGAACGTGGTGTTATCAGAGTAGGAGAAGAAATAGAAATTGTCGGTATAAAAGATACAATAAAAACCACATGTACCGGAGTAGAAATGTTTAGGAAATTATTAGACGAAGGACGTGCTGGAGAAAATGTTGGTGTTTTATTACGTGGCACTAAACGAGATGAAGTAGAGCGTGGTCAAGTGTTATCTAAACCTGGATATATCAAGCCGCATTCTCACTTCGAATCAGAAGTGTACATTTTAAATAAAGATGAAGGAGGAAGACATACGCCTTTTTTCAAAGGGTATCGTCCTCAATTTTATTTTCGTACTACAGATATCACTGGCACCATTGAATTACCAGAAGGAGTGGACATGGTGATGCCTGGCGATAATATTAGAATGATCGTTCATTTAATTGCTCCAATAGCTATGGATGACGGTCTTAGATTTGCTATTAGAGAGGGTGGTCGTACTATAGGCGCTGGTATTGTATCTAAAATTATATCCTAA
- the secE gene encoding preprotein translocase subunit SecE yields MYVKNKSKKMYVLEIIKWISIIGLIATSIVGNYLCRNYSALERSMVILIIVIIVVYIASTTKIGKLIIIFGNESRTECRKVVWPTYQDGLNTTLIVTGVTIIMSLLLWGLDTILVHVISFGLRL; encoded by the coding sequence ATGTATGTAAAGAATAAAAGTAAAAAAATGTATGTATTAGAAATAATTAAATGGATTAGCATTATAGGATTGATCGCAACATCTATTGTTGGAAATTACTTATGTCGCAATTATAGCGCTTTAGAGAGAAGTATGGTGATCCTCATTATTGTGATCATTGTCGTGTACATTGCATCAACTACTAAAATAGGAAAACTAATAATTATATTTGGAAATGAATCACGTACTGAGTGCCGAAAAGTAGTGTGGCCTACTTATCAAGATGGGCTCAACACTACTCTAATCGTGACAGGAGTAACAATAATTATGTCGTTGTTATTATGGGGATTAGATACTATTTTAGTTCATGTGATATCATTTGGGCTAAGGTTGTAA
- the nusG gene encoding transcription termination/antitermination protein NusG has product MTVTLKKRWYVIQAFSGFENRVAHSLREHIKLHNMDTMFGEIMVPTEEVVEMRAGQRRKSERKFFPGYVLVQMIMNDSSWHLVKSVPRVMGFVGGTCDKPAPIGDKEVDNIMHRLQQIGDKPRPKTLFEPGELIRVSDGPFSDFNAVVEEVDYEKNRLKVSVSIFGRATPVELDFSQVEKS; this is encoded by the coding sequence ATGACTGTCACATTAAAGAAACGTTGGTATGTTATTCAAGCATTTTCTGGATTTGAGAATCGTGTAGCTCATTCTTTGCGTGAGCATATTAAACTGCACAATATGGATACGATGTTCGGTGAAATCATGGTTCCAACAGAAGAAGTAGTCGAAATGCGAGCTGGACAACGCAGAAAAAGCGAGCGTAAATTTTTTCCTGGCTATGTATTGGTGCAGATGATAATGAATGATTCTAGTTGGCATTTAGTAAAAAGTGTTCCACGTGTTATGGGTTTTGTTGGAGGAACATGCGATAAACCTGCTCCTATTGGGGATAAAGAGGTTGATAATATTATGCATCGATTGCAGCAAATAGGCGATAAACCTCGTCCTAAAACATTATTTGAACCTGGTGAGCTTATTCGAGTTAGTGATGGGCCTTTTTCTGACTTTAATGCTGTAGTAGAAGAAGTAGATTATGAAAAAAATCGTCTAAAAGTATCAGTTTCTATTTTTGGGCGAGCCACTCCAGTAGAATTAGATTTTTCACAAGTTGAAAAATCTTAA
- the rplK gene encoding 50S ribosomal protein L11, with protein MKKVKAYIKLQISAGAANPSPPIGPALGQQGVNIIEFCKAFNENTAQLETGLPIPVVITVYSDRSFSFITKTPPASILLKRAANIQSGSEKPNIINVGKISSAQIYEIAKIKAVDMTGANIESISRSIIGTARSIGLEVEDN; from the coding sequence ATGAAAAAAGTAAAAGCGTATATTAAACTTCAAATTTCTGCTGGAGCTGCTAATCCCAGTCCTCCCATTGGACCTGCTTTGGGACAACAGGGCGTTAATATCATAGAATTTTGTAAAGCATTTAATGAAAATACCGCGCAACTTGAAACAGGATTACCCATCCCGGTTGTCATTACTGTTTATAGTGATCGTTCTTTTTCATTTATTACTAAAACTCCTCCTGCTTCAATATTATTGAAAAGAGCAGCAAATATTCAATCTGGATCTGAAAAACCAAATATAATAAATGTTGGTAAAATATCAAGCGCTCAAATTTATGAGATCGCAAAAATTAAAGCTGTTGATATGACAGGAGCTAATATAGAATCAATATCACGTTCTATCATAGGTACAGCTCGTTCTATAGGACTCGAAGTGGAAGATAATTAA
- the rplA gene encoding 50S ribosomal protein L1, with translation MTGKLSKRMRMMRNCADTSIQYSILDGLELLKKMARVKFVESVDTAINLGIDARKSDQNIRSNVILPHGIGRDIHVAVFAQGDNIVLAKNAGADLVGLEDLYDQIKNKNYRPDVVIASPDVMNIVSKLGPILGPRGLMPNLKMGTVSHDIAESVKNVKLGQIRYKNDKNGIIHSTIGKINFDLIQLKENLETLIVSLKQAKPILYKGTYIKKVTISTTMGRSISIDRNSLCVAIN, from the coding sequence ATGACGGGTAAATTAAGCAAAAGAATGCGTATGATGCGAAATTGCGCAGATACATCTATACAATATTCCATATTAGATGGATTAGAATTATTAAAAAAAATGGCAAGAGTTAAATTTGTTGAAAGTGTTGATACCGCTATTAATTTAGGCATTGATGCGCGTAAATCCGATCAAAATATACGTAGTAATGTGATTCTACCTCATGGTATTGGTCGTGATATTCATGTTGCTGTTTTTGCTCAAGGCGACAATATAGTGTTAGCTAAAAATGCGGGAGCTGATCTAGTTGGATTAGAAGATTTATATGATCAAATAAAAAATAAGAATTATCGACCAGATGTGGTGATTGCATCTCCTGATGTTATGAATATAGTAAGTAAATTAGGTCCTATTTTGGGGCCAAGAGGATTAATGCCTAATCTTAAAATGGGTACTGTATCTCATGATATAGCAGAATCAGTTAAAAATGTTAAATTAGGGCAAATACGTTATAAAAATGATAAGAACGGTATTATTCATTCTACTATTGGAAAAATTAATTTTGATCTCATACAACTTAAAGAAAATTTAGAAACGTTAATAGTATCTTTAAAACAAGCTAAACCGATTCTATATAAAGGAACATACATTAAAAAAGTAACTATTTCCACTACTATGGGTAGATCTATATCTATTGATCGAAATAGTTTATGTGTTGCAATTAATTAA
- the rplJ gene encoding 50S ribosomal protein L10, translating into MALNLQKKEEIICKIHETAKKALSVVVADLDGIAVNEVTKLRKEARDIGVCVHVIRNTLMRKVIENTSLACLREILTGQNIIAFSMNQPRDSARIFVKFTKNHEHFKIKGAVFEGKFIPASKINLLSDLPNHKEAIFRLITIMKTSSIGSLIHILHILSNQKNKL; encoded by the coding sequence ATGGCATTAAACCTTCAAAAAAAAGAAGAGATTATCTGTAAAATTCATGAAACGGCTAAAAAAGCTTTATCTGTTGTGGTAGCGGATTTAGACGGTATTGCTGTTAATGAAGTAACTAAGTTGAGAAAGGAAGCACGTGATATTGGTGTATGCGTACATGTCATTCGCAATACACTCATGCGAAAAGTGATTGAAAACACATCTTTAGCGTGTTTACGAGAGATTTTAACAGGACAAAATATTATTGCATTTTCTATGAATCAACCTCGTGATTCTGCGCGAATTTTTGTAAAATTTACTAAAAACCATGAGCATTTTAAAATAAAAGGTGCAGTTTTTGAAGGAAAATTTATTCCTGCGTCTAAAATAAATCTCTTGTCTGATTTACCTAATCATAAAGAAGCTATTTTTAGATTAATAACGATTATGAAAACAAGTAGCATCGGCAGTTTAATACACATTTTACATATATTATCTAATCAAAAAAATAAATTATAG
- the rplL gene encoding 50S ribosomal protein L7/L12 produces MSLTKEQILDAISNMSVMDIVRLTSMMEEKFGVSAASLTTVEPDTSEAIVEEQTEFNVFLTAIGNNKIPVIKTVRSITGLGLKEAKELVESAPVILKESINKDDAETLKKTLETVGASVEIK; encoded by the coding sequence ATGTCTCTTACAAAAGAACAAATTTTAGATGCTATTTCCAATATGTCTGTTATGGATATAGTTCGGTTAACTTCTATGATGGAAGAAAAATTTGGAGTTTCCGCTGCTTCACTGACTACTGTTGAACCTGATACATCAGAGGCAATCGTAGAAGAGCAAACTGAATTTAATGTTTTTTTAACTGCTATTGGTAATAACAAAATTCCTGTCATTAAAACTGTGCGCAGTATCACTGGTCTAGGGTTAAAAGAAGCTAAAGAATTAGTGGAGTCTGCTCCTGTCATTTTGAAAGAATCAATAAACAAAGATGATGCTGAAACCTTAAAAAAAACTCTAGAAACAGTAGGCGCATCTGTCGAAATTAAATGA
- the rpoB gene encoding DNA-directed RNA polymerase subunit beta: protein MVYSYTEKKRIRKDFGKRPQVLDIPYLLSIQIDSFQKFIKQDPEGQCGLESAFRSVFPIKSYNGNAELQYIKYQLGEPTFDVKECQTRGATFSAPLRVRLCLIIYEREGLNNIIKNTKEQEVYMGEIPLMTNNGTFIINGIERVIVSQLHRSPGVFFDSDKGKTHSSGKVLYNARIIPYRGSWLDFEFDLKDNLFVRIDRRRKLPVTVILRALNYTTDQILNIFFNKVIYEIQNNILYMHLIPERLRGETASFDIAINGVIYVKKGRRIAAKHIRQLKKDKISKIEVPMDYIIGKVVIKDYFDKSTNIPIVAANTEISSDILHNLIRSGYESIETLFSNDLDYGNYISETLRIDSTTNKFDALVEIYRVMRPGEPPTKEAAEYLFENLFFSEERYDLSSVGRMKFNRSLQRVQIEDLGTLKKDDIVDVIKKLIDIRNGKGEVDDIDHLGNRRIRSVGEMAENQFRIGLVRVERAVKERLSLGDLDVLTPQDLINAKPISAAVREFFTSSQLSQFMDQNNPLSEITHKRRISALGPGGLTRERAGFEVRDVHPTHYGRVCPIETPEGPNIGLINSLSVYARANKYGFLETPYRKVQNGVVSNDIHYLSAIEEGDFVIAQANTNLNSTGEFIDDLVTCRNKGESGLFKKDQVDYMDVSTQQIVSVAASLIPFLEHDDANRALMGANMQRQAVPVLCSEKPLVGTGMERAVAIDSGVAVVAKRGGVVKYVDASRIVIHVNENETHTEESGIDIYQLTKYIRSNQNTCINQRPCVSLGELVEHGDVIADGPSTDLGELALGQNMRIAFMPWNGYNFEDSMLVSERVVQEDKFTSIHIQELTCVSRDTKLGPEEITADIPNVGETALSKLDESGIIYIGAEVIGGDILVGKVTPKGETQLTPEEKLLRAIFGEKASDVKDSSLRVPNGVCGTVIDVQIFTRDGINKDKRSLIIESEKLKQVKKDLSEELQIFESALFDRVYDVLMASGIDKKKLFETSRNAWLDLVLSDPEKQYQLSQLTKQYFDLKRMFEKKLEVQHRKITQGDELAPGILKIVKVYLAVKRQIQPGDKMAGRHGNKGVISKINPIEDMPYDQHGIPVDIVLNPLGVPSRMNIGQILETHLGMAAKGIGDKINFMLQQHKEANQLRRFMQQAYNLGEGSRQHVNLNLFSDLEILKLAKNLKKGMPIATPVFDGATEKEIKDLLKLSGLPSSGQITLFDGCTGEAFERQVTVGYMYMLKLNHLVDDKMHARSTGSYSLVTQQPLGGKAQFGGQRFGEMEVWALEAYGASYTLQEMLTVKSDDVNGRTKMYKNIVDGNHTMEPGMPESFNVLLKEIRSLAINIELED from the coding sequence ATGGTGTATTCTTATACTGAAAAGAAACGTATTCGTAAAGACTTTGGAAAACGCCCTCAAGTTTTGGATATTCCATATCTTCTTTCTATTCAGATTGATTCTTTTCAAAAATTTATTAAACAAGATCCAGAAGGACAATGTGGATTGGAATCAGCTTTTAGGTCTGTTTTTCCAATTAAAAGCTATAATGGAAATGCTGAACTACAATATATCAAATATCAATTAGGAGAACCAACGTTTGATGTGAAAGAATGTCAAACACGTGGCGCTACTTTTTCTGCGCCGTTACGCGTACGTCTATGTTTAATTATTTATGAACGAGAGGGATTAAATAACATAATAAAAAATACTAAAGAACAAGAAGTATATATGGGTGAGATTCCTCTCATGACTAATAACGGTACTTTTATTATCAATGGTATTGAACGGGTTATTGTATCTCAATTGCATAGAAGTCCCGGTGTGTTTTTTGATAGCGATAAAGGTAAAACACATTCATCTGGAAAAGTATTATATAATGCACGTATTATTCCATATCGTGGATCTTGGTTAGATTTTGAATTCGATTTAAAAGATAATTTATTTGTTCGAATTGATCGGAGACGTAAGTTACCAGTAACAGTAATATTACGTGCTTTAAATTATACTACCGATCAAATTTTAAATATATTTTTTAACAAAGTAATATACGAAATTCAGAATAATATATTATATATGCATTTAATCCCTGAAAGATTACGCGGTGAAACCGCATCTTTTGATATTGCTATTAATGGTGTGATATACGTAAAAAAGGGACGTCGTATTGCAGCTAAACACATCCGTCAATTAAAAAAGGATAAAATTTCAAAAATTGAAGTACCCATGGATTATATAATTGGTAAAGTTGTTATAAAAGACTATTTCGATAAGAGTACAAATATACCTATTGTTGCAGCTAATACAGAAATATCTTCTGACATATTGCATAATTTAATTCGATCAGGATATGAATCCATAGAAACATTATTCAGTAACGATTTAGATTACGGTAATTATATCTCCGAAACTTTGCGTATTGATTCAACTACAAATAAATTTGATGCATTAGTAGAAATTTATCGTGTAATGCGTCCAGGGGAACCCCCGACTAAAGAAGCTGCCGAATATTTGTTTGAAAACTTATTTTTTTCAGAAGAACGTTATGACTTATCTTCTGTAGGAAGAATGAAATTCAATCGTTCATTACAACGAGTACAAATAGAAGATTTAGGGACATTAAAAAAGGATGATATTGTTGATGTAATAAAAAAATTGATTGATATTAGAAACGGTAAAGGAGAAGTAGATGATATCGATCATTTGGGGAATCGACGTATTCGTTCTGTAGGTGAAATGGCAGAAAATCAATTTAGAATTGGATTAGTTAGAGTAGAACGCGCTGTGAAAGAACGCTTATCTTTAGGTGATTTAGACGTGTTAACCCCTCAGGACCTAATTAATGCTAAACCAATCTCAGCTGCAGTAAGAGAATTTTTTACTTCTAGCCAATTATCTCAATTTATGGATCAAAATAATCCATTATCAGAAATTACTCATAAACGTCGCATATCTGCTTTAGGACCAGGAGGTTTAACTAGAGAACGCGCGGGATTTGAAGTACGTGATGTCCATCCTACACATTATGGTCGAGTCTGCCCAATCGAAACTCCAGAAGGACCAAATATAGGTTTAATTAATTCATTATCTGTATATGCTCGAGCTAATAAGTACGGATTTTTAGAAACTCCATATCGAAAAGTCCAAAATGGCGTTGTTAGTAATGATATTCACTACTTATCTGCAATTGAAGAGGGTGATTTCGTTATTGCTCAAGCGAATACAAACTTAAATTCAACAGGAGAATTTATTGATGATCTGGTAACTTGCAGAAATAAAGGTGAATCTGGTCTTTTTAAAAAAGACCAAGTTGATTACATGGATGTATCTACACAACAAATAGTTTCAGTTGCTGCTTCATTAATCCCTTTTCTTGAACACGATGATGCTAATCGTGCTCTTATGGGTGCAAACATGCAACGCCAAGCCGTTCCTGTTTTATGTAGTGAAAAACCATTAGTAGGTACTGGAATGGAACGCGCAGTAGCTATAGATTCTGGTGTTGCCGTAGTAGCTAAACGCGGTGGTGTCGTTAAATATGTGGATGCATCACGTATTGTAATACATGTTAACGAGAATGAAACACATACTGAAGAATCAGGAATTGATATCTATCAATTAACAAAATATATTCGATCTAACCAAAATACTTGCATTAATCAACGTCCTTGTGTGTCTTTAGGAGAACTAGTAGAACATGGAGATGTTATAGCAGATGGTCCATCTACTGATTTAGGAGAATTAGCTTTAGGTCAAAATATGCGAATTGCATTTATGCCTTGGAATGGATATAATTTTGAAGATTCGATGTTGGTCTCGGAACGTGTAGTACAAGAAGATAAATTTACAAGTATACATATTCAAGAGTTAACTTGTGTATCTCGTGATACTAAATTAGGACCTGAAGAAATCACGGCCGATATTCCAAATGTAGGAGAGACAGCTTTATCTAAATTAGATGAATCTGGAATTATCTATATCGGCGCAGAAGTAATAGGAGGAGATATCCTCGTCGGAAAAGTTACACCCAAAGGAGAAACTCAGTTAACACCGGAAGAAAAATTATTGCGTGCTATTTTTGGTGAAAAAGCATCCGATGTAAAAGATTCATCTTTACGTGTTCCCAATGGGGTTTGTGGTACTGTAATTGATGTACAAATATTTACTAGAGACGGTATTAATAAAGATAAACGTTCATTAATAATTGAATCCGAAAAATTAAAACAGGTTAAAAAAGATTTAAGTGAAGAATTACAAATTTTTGAATCAGCTTTATTTGACCGTGTCTACGATGTATTAATGGCCAGTGGAATTGATAAAAAGAAATTGTTTGAAACTAGTCGCAATGCTTGGTTAGATCTGGTGTTATCAGATCCAGAAAAACAATATCAATTATCTCAATTAACTAAACAATATTTTGATTTAAAACGCATGTTTGAAAAAAAATTAGAAGTTCAACATCGTAAAATCACTCAAGGAGATGAATTAGCCCCCGGTATTTTAAAAATAGTTAAAGTATATTTAGCTGTAAAACGTCAGATACAACCTGGCGACAAAATGGCAGGAAGACATGGCAATAAAGGGGTAATCTCTAAAATTAACCCTATTGAAGATATGCCATATGATCAGCATGGAATACCGGTAGATATCGTACTCAATCCTCTTGGAGTACCATCTCGAATGAATATTGGTCAAATTTTAGAAACACATCTTGGTATGGCGGCAAAAGGTATTGGAGATAAAATAAACTTTATGTTGCAACAACATAAAGAAGCAAATCAATTAAGAAGATTTATGCAGCAAGCGTATAATTTAGGAGAAGGATCGCGTCAACACGTCAATCTTAATTTATTTTCAGATCTAGAAATATTAAAATTAGCTAAAAATTTAAAAAAAGGAATGCCTATTGCTACTCCAGTATTCGATGGGGCTACAGAAAAAGAAATTAAAGATCTTTTAAAATTATCTGGATTACCTAGTTCTGGTCAGATTACATTATTCGATGGGTGCACAGGAGAAGCATTCGAGAGACAAGTTACTGTGGGCTATATGTACATGTTAAAACTAAATCATTTGGTAGACGATAAAATGCATGCACGTTCTACTGGTTCTTATAGTTTAGTAACCCAACAACCACTGGGCGGGAAAGCTCAGTTTGGGGGTCAACGTTTCGGTGAAATGGAAGTATGGGCATTAGAAGCTTATGGTGCATCGTATACTTTACAAGAAATGTTAACTGTAAAATCAGATGATGTAAATGGACGTACTAAAATGTATAAAAATATTGTTGATGGCAATCATACGATGGAACCGGGAATGCCTGAGTCTTTTAATGTTTTGTTAAAAGAAATTCGTTCTTTAGCAATTAATATTGAACTAGAAGATTAA